In Vanacampus margaritifer isolate UIUO_Vmar chromosome 9, RoL_Vmar_1.0, whole genome shotgun sequence, the following proteins share a genomic window:
- the LOC144057462 gene encoding CUGBP Elav-like family member 3 isoform X1 has protein sequence MNRPIQVKPADSEGRGEDRKLFVGMLGKQQSDEDVRRLFEPFGSIDECTVLRGPDGTSKGCAFVKFQGHAEAQAAINSLHGSRTMPGASSSLVVKFADTEKERGLRRMQQVASQLGIFSPMTINFPAYNAYTQAVNAQLVQQQALVAQSAYLSPVATVAAVQMQQMAALNANGIIATPITPITPSSGTNTPPTIAATPVPALPPPMGVNGYGSVPAPTNGQQATETLYTNGIHTYQAQTPAALDPLQQAYAGMQHYTAAYPAAYGLVGQPFPQQPTLVAQQHQQPQQQQQREGPEGCNIFIYHLPQEFSDSEMLQMFLPFGNVISAKVFVDRATNQSKCFGFVSFDNPASAQAAIQAMNGFQIGMKRLKVQLKRPKDANRPY, from the exons AGGACAGGAAGTTGTTTGTGGGCATGCTGGGAAAGCAACAGAGCGACGAGGACGTTCGAAGGCTGTTCGAACCCTTTGGCAGCATAGACGAGTGCACCGTGTTGAGAGGACCCGACGGCACCAGCAAAG GGTGTGCTTTTGTCAAATTCCAGGGACACGCCGAAGCCCAGGCTGCAATCAATAGCCTGCACGGGAGTCGCACCATGCCT GGGGCGTCGTCCAGTCTGGTGGTGAAGTTCGCCGACACGGAGAAGGAGCGGGGTTTGAGGAGGATGCAGCAAGTGGCCTCCCAGCTGGGCATCTTCAGCCCCATGACCATCAACTTCCCCGCCTACAACGCCTACACGCAGGCGGTCAACGCTCAG CTTGTCCAACAGCAGGCCCTGGTCGCCCAGTCGGCGTACTTGTCCCCCGTGGCGACAGTTGCCGCCGTACAGATGCAGCAGATGGCGGCGCTCAATGCCAACGGAATCATCGCCACGCCCATCACGCCCATCACGCCGTCCTCGG GCACAAACACTCCGCCGACTATCGCAGCCACGCCTGTGCCGGCTCTCCCGCCGCCGATGGGAGTGAACGGTTACGGCAGCGTGCCCGCGCCAACCAACGGGCAGCAAGCGACCGAGACGTTATACACCAACGGCATTCACACATATCAAG CTCAGACTCCAGCAGCCTTGGACCCGCTACAGCAGGCCTACGCCGGCATGCAGCATTACACAG CGGCGTACCCCGCCGCCTACGGATTGGTCGGCCAGCCGTTCCCCCAGCAGCCCACGCTGGTTGCCCAGCAACACCAGCAGCCCCAGCAACAGCAGCAAAGAGAAG gTCCCGAGGGATGTAACATCTTCATCTACCACCTGCCTCAGGAGTTCAGCGATTCCGAAATGCTGCAGATGTTTTTGCCCTTTGGCAATGTCATCTCGGCGAAGGTGTTTGTcgaccgggccaccaaccagagcaAATGTTTTG GATTTGTGAGTTTCGACAACCCGGCCAGCGCTCAAGCCGCCATCCAGGCCATGAACGGCTTCCAGATCGGCATGAAGAGACTGAAAGTGCAGCTCAAGAGGCCCAAGGACGCAAACCGCCCGTACTGA